In Dermacentor silvarum isolate Dsil-2018 chromosome 2, BIME_Dsil_1.4, whole genome shotgun sequence, the following proteins share a genomic window:
- the LOC125943199 gene encoding tudor domain-containing protein 1-like, with product MLQKLQPELAAYATASDVPEKVAVGEIVCVLHPKDHTWQRARIVGTAEDMFSLFFVDTGATGTQAKLHLRSLPLDRDCIFPAPALALRPQLDGVKLLSDALVSPLKEAVVFVERVETDDKPTPSPSVRIFSKSGECITDLLRTLVARRAPKKTFSERPLPDGRTKAIITHITVPGGLFYLQQSSLSPELQTMMTELNSSVPNTPLPSPAPGDAVCARYAADGLWYRAAVLSVPQDGKCEVSFVDFGNDDFVPVGDIRPLAEKFKSIQVIANCVTLQGVKSVAEECVAHLLNVEVELEVVDASSQPCQAKIYAEDQCLNGLIE from the exons ATGCTGCAAAAACTACAACCAGAGCTAGCTGCCTATGCTACCGCATCAGATGTACCTGAGAAAGTGGCCGTTGGCGAAATAGTGTGTGTACTTCACCCAAAGGATCACACGTGGCAGCGTGCAAGAATTGTTGGAACAGCTGAGGACATGTTCAGCCTGTTTTTTGTTGATACCGGTGCCACGGGGACCCAGGCGAAGCTTCACTTGCGTTCGTTGCCTCTTGACAGAGACTGCATCTTCCCAGCCCCAGCGCTGGCCCTCAGACCACAGCTTGATGGTGTTAAGCTACTGAGCGATGCTCTAGTGTCTCCGCTCAAAGAGGCAGTTGTTTTTGTTGAAAGAGTGGAAACTGATGATAAGCCTACCCCCTCGCCAAGTGTGCGCATCTTCAGCAAGTCTGGGGAATGCATTACGGACCTTTTGCGCACTCTGGTCGCGAGGCGG gcACCAAAGAAGACCTTTTCGGAAAGGCCTCTACCTGACGGACGTACCAAGGCCATCATTACGCATATTACCGTCCCTGGTGGGCTGTTCTATCTGCAGCAGTCCAGCCTGAGTCCTGAATTGCAGACCATGATGACTGAGCTGAATAGCTCAGTTCCAAACACACCGCTACCTTCGCCAGCACCTGGCGATGCAGTTTGTGCACGCTATGCTGCCGACGGACTCTGGTATCGGGCAGCAGTGCTTTCTGTGCCTCAGGATGGCAAGTGTGAGGTGTCATTTGTGGACTTTGGCAATGACGACTTCGTGCCAGTCGGTGACATCAGGCCCCTTGCTGAGAAGTTCAAGAGCATACAAGTCATCGCCAACTGTGTTACGCTGCAGGGCGTCAAGTCGGTAGCCGAAGAGTGTGTGGCTCACTTGCTCAACGTTGAGGTTGAGCTTGAAGTTGTGGATGCATCAAGCCAGCCCTGCCAGGCAAAGATTTATGCAGAGGATCAGTGCCTCAATGGCCTGATTGAATGA